A genomic window from Cryobacterium sp. SO2 includes:
- a CDS encoding DUF427 domain-containing protein — translation MSGSALHRVTPGPGQESVWDYPRPPRVEPSREHIVLRFNGAVILDTRDSVRVLETSHPPTYYLPRDAFAAGVLRPVNGHSVCEYKGLAGYLAIVVGDRRADAVAWYYPSPEPGFESLAGRVAVYPGRLDECTVDGEVVRAQPGDFYGGWITDRIVGPFKGTPGTLGW, via the coding sequence GTGAGCGGCTCAGCGCTGCACCGGGTGACACCGGGCCCAGGTCAGGAGTCGGTGTGGGACTACCCGCGCCCGCCCCGCGTCGAACCGAGCCGGGAACACATCGTGCTGCGCTTCAACGGTGCCGTGATCCTCGACACCAGGGACAGCGTCCGGGTTCTGGAGACGAGCCATCCGCCCACCTACTACCTGCCGAGGGACGCATTCGCCGCTGGGGTGCTGCGGCCCGTCAACGGTCACAGCGTGTGCGAGTACAAGGGCCTCGCCGGCTACCTCGCCATCGTCGTCGGCGACCGTCGCGCCGATGCCGTGGCGTGGTACTACCCCAGTCCTGAACCGGGCTTCGAGAGTCTTGCCGGCCGGGTCGCCGTGTACCCGGGGCGGCTGGACGAGTGCACGGTGGACGGGGAGGTCGTGCGGGCTCAGCCTGGCGACTTCTACGGCGGGTGGATCACCGACCGGATCGTCGGACCGTTCAAGGGGACACCGGGAACCCTCGGTTGGTGA